The Rattus norvegicus strain BN/NHsdMcwi chromosome 2, GRCr8, whole genome shotgun sequence nucleotide sequence GGCAGGTTGGAGGAGGTTGCACAGGAGGGCATTTCTGTTGGTATGAGGGAGGAGGACAAGGTTCTGGACACTTCGGAGGAGGACAAGACTCTGGGCACTTTGGAGGAGGACAAGGCTCAGGGCATTTAGGAGGAGGACATGGCTCAGGGCACTTTGGAGTTGGGCACACAGGAGGAGGCTGGCAGGGCTGCTTGCACTGCTGCTGTTGGTAAGACATACTCCTGGAGTCTCAGGATCTGAAAGAGATTACATGAGGGTGTTCAGGGGTGA carries:
- the Sprr2d gene encoding small proline-rich protein 2D; translation: MSYQQQQCKQPCQPPPVCPTPKCPEPCPPPKCPEPCPPPKCPESCPPPKCPEPCPPPSYQQKCPPVQPPPTCQQKCPPKSK